One stretch of Deinococcus radiopugnans ATCC 19172 DNA includes these proteins:
- a CDS encoding DUF2087 domain-containing protein, whose protein sequence is MTKSINDFQDDYGRITAWPSKRRRAHQMAILDYLTGLFEPGVSYDQGQVERILADHSTLEDPSVLLTELLDSEYLTTADGAYWRADGRPGVSAGAAEPSSGPETSVSKNG, encoded by the coding sequence ATGACCAAAAGCATCAACGACTTTCAGGACGATTACGGGCGCATCACCGCCTGGCCCAGCAAACGCCGCCGCGCCCACCAGATGGCGATTCTGGACTACCTGACCGGCCTGTTCGAGCCGGGCGTGTCCTACGATCAGGGGCAGGTGGAACGCATTCTGGCCGATCACAGCACCCTGGAAGACCCCTCGGTGCTGTTGACTGAACTGCTGGACAGCGAGTACCTGACCACCGCCGACGGCGCGTACTGGCGCGCGGACGGGCGGCCCGGCGTGAGCGCTGGCGCGGCCGAACCGTCCAGCGGGCCGGAGACCAGCGTCAGCAAGAATGGCTAG
- the radA gene encoding DNA repair protein RadA, with translation MARVTTKYVCNSCGYTSAKPLGRCPNCQAWNSFEEEVPTVTGGKARGGGAGGYGGVTGGKLTALSTVGRREEPRTSSGIAELDRVLGGGLVAGGVTLIGGEPGIGKSTLLLQVADSVSRAGGTVLYVAGEESLEQIRLRADRLGVTADIQLTRDTRAEHIAALMNEHKPALCIVDSIQTVTVEGEGAPGGVAQVRDGTSMLTRAAKETGTATVLVGHVTKDGTVAGPKVMEHIVDTTVFLETVGAFRLLRSVKNRFGQAGELGVFEMRGEGLIAVENPSAAFLAERPVGVPGSVVAATVDGQRPMLLEVQALASKTPYPNARRVVVGLDPRRVDVVLAVLERRLDLTLGGLDIYVNLAGGLKVPDPGLDLAVALAVYSAVVGRALPPNVAVFGEVGLAGEVRSTVASQRRAEEAGRAGYKRLIVPPGLDGHAGVKSVEEAVGVVWQTAKA, from the coding sequence ATGGCTAGAGTCACCACCAAGTACGTCTGCAACTCCTGCGGCTACACCTCGGCCAAACCCTTGGGCCGCTGCCCGAACTGTCAGGCCTGGAACTCGTTTGAGGAGGAAGTGCCCACAGTCACGGGCGGCAAGGCGCGCGGCGGCGGGGCCGGGGGCTACGGCGGCGTCACGGGCGGCAAGCTCACGGCGCTGTCCACCGTCGGGCGGCGCGAGGAGCCGCGCACCTCGTCGGGCATCGCCGAGCTGGACCGGGTGCTGGGCGGCGGGCTGGTGGCCGGGGGCGTCACCCTCATCGGTGGGGAACCGGGCATCGGCAAGAGCACGCTGCTGCTGCAGGTGGCCGACAGCGTCTCAAGGGCGGGAGGCACGGTGCTGTACGTGGCCGGCGAGGAATCGCTGGAGCAGATCCGGCTGCGGGCAGACCGGCTGGGCGTCACCGCCGACATTCAGCTGACCCGCGACACCCGCGCCGAACACATCGCTGCCCTGATGAACGAACACAAACCCGCGCTGTGCATCGTGGACAGCATCCAGACCGTCACCGTGGAGGGTGAGGGGGCGCCGGGGGGCGTGGCGCAGGTGCGCGACGGCACCTCCATGCTGACCCGCGCCGCCAAGGAAACCGGCACCGCCACCGTGCTGGTGGGCCACGTCACCAAGGACGGCACCGTGGCCGGGCCGAAGGTGATGGAACACATTGTGGACACCACGGTCTTTCTGGAAACGGTGGGGGCGTTCCGGTTGCTGCGCAGCGTCAAGAACCGCTTCGGGCAGGCCGGTGAACTGGGCGTCTTCGAGATGCGCGGCGAGGGCCTGATCGCGGTGGAAAACCCCAGCGCCGCCTTCCTGGCCGAGCGCCCGGTGGGCGTGCCCGGCAGCGTGGTGGCCGCCACCGTGGACGGCCAGCGCCCCATGCTGCTGGAAGTGCAGGCGCTGGCGAGCAAGACGCCGTACCCCAATGCCCGCCGCGTGGTGGTGGGTCTCGATCCGCGCCGGGTGGACGTGGTGCTGGCCGTGCTGGAACGCCGACTGGATCTGACGTTGGGCGGGCTGGACATCTACGTGAACCTGGCGGGCGGCCTGAAAGTCCCTGATCCGGGGCTGGATCTGGCGGTGGCCCTGGCGGTCTACAGCGCCGTGGTGGGCCGCGCCCTGCCGCCCAACGTGGCGGTGTTCGGCGAGGTGGGTCTGGCCGGCGAGGTTCGCAGCACCGTGGCCTCCCAGCGCCGCGCCGAGGAAGCGGGCCGCGCCGGCTACAAACGCCTGATCGTGCCGCCGGGGCTGGACGGGCATGCGGGCGTCAAGAGCGTGGAGGAAGCGGTGGGCGTGGTGTGGCAGACGGCGAAAGCCTGA
- a CDS encoding SRPBCC domain-containing protein, with the protein MTDTIPALTSRVEHGKELVLERTFRAPPALVFAAFTQAEHLLQWWGPRGWEVTHCTVDLRPGGKWHYCMKCVDRGQGDFYGVESWGLGLYDEIEAPERLVYTDYFSDADGEINSEMPSSQTILSFEDVAGGTRVVSRSVYATEDALKTVMEMGMLQGITETWDRLAEHLETREQNA; encoded by the coding sequence ATGACCGATACGATACCTGCCCTGACCTCCCGCGTAGAACACGGCAAGGAACTCGTTCTGGAACGCACGTTCCGGGCTCCACCCGCGCTGGTGTTTGCGGCCTTTACCCAGGCCGAACACCTGCTGCAGTGGTGGGGGCCGCGCGGCTGGGAGGTCACGCACTGCACGGTGGATCTGCGTCCCGGCGGCAAATGGCACTACTGCATGAAGTGCGTCGATCGGGGGCAGGGCGACTTCTACGGCGTGGAATCGTGGGGCCTGGGCCTCTACGACGAGATCGAGGCGCCCGAACGGCTGGTCTACACCGACTACTTCTCGGATGCTGACGGAGAGATCAATTCCGAGATGCCTTCTTCTCAGACCATCCTGAGCTTTGAGGACGTGGCGGGCGGCACGCGCGTGGTCAGCCGGTCCGTGTACGCCACCGAGGACGCGCTGAAGACCGTCATGGAGATGGGCATGCTGCAGGGCATCACCGAAACGTGGGATCGTCTGGCCGAACATCTGGAAACCCGTGAACAGAACGCATGA
- a CDS encoding electron transfer flavoprotein subunit alpha/FixB family protein codes for MILVVAEHAGGKLGKSTLEMVTAARESGREGPITLLVLGQGVADVATEAAAVADQVLVGDLPALAQYNPEVWAAAVAQIAREGEASTVLIGGSRSGREYAPRVAVKLDAPYLEDVIRLSAEGDVLQAQRYTFLARVTETVQASGPVIVATVKPGSFAPAAPAAAAGEQYDIELDLPTSRTEITGKSVEKSSRVALSEAEVIVTGGRGVGSPENFAQYVEGLADNIGAGVGATRAVVDAGWRPYAEQVGQTGKTVQPKAYIALGVSGAVQHLSGMGKSKNIIAINKDAEAPIFKVADYGIVGDVNQIVPALIAASKK; via the coding sequence ATGATTTTAGTCGTTGCAGAACACGCCGGGGGCAAACTCGGCAAGTCCACGCTGGAAATGGTCACCGCCGCCCGCGAGTCTGGCCGCGAGGGACCGATCACCCTGCTGGTCCTCGGTCAGGGCGTGGCGGACGTGGCCACCGAGGCCGCCGCCGTGGCCGATCAGGTGCTGGTGGGCGACCTGCCCGCGCTGGCGCAGTACAACCCCGAAGTGTGGGCCGCCGCCGTCGCCCAGATTGCCCGCGAGGGTGAGGCCAGCACCGTCCTGATCGGGGGCAGCCGTTCGGGCCGCGAATACGCCCCCAGGGTGGCGGTCAAGCTGGACGCGCCGTACCTGGAAGACGTGATCCGGCTGAGTGCCGAGGGCGACGTCCTGCAGGCCCAGCGCTACACCTTCCTGGCCCGCGTGACCGAGACGGTGCAGGCCAGTGGCCCGGTGATCGTGGCCACCGTCAAGCCCGGCAGCTTCGCCCCGGCAGCCCCGGCAGCTGCGGCAGGCGAGCAGTACGACATTGAGCTGGACCTGCCCACCTCGCGCACGGAAATCACCGGCAAGAGCGTGGAGAAGTCCAGCCGCGTGGCCCTGAGTGAAGCCGAGGTCATCGTGACCGGCGGGCGCGGCGTGGGCAGCCCTGAGAACTTCGCGCAGTACGTGGAAGGCCTGGCCGACAACATCGGCGCGGGCGTGGGCGCGACGCGGGCCGTGGTGGACGCGGGCTGGCGGCCCTACGCCGAGCAGGTGGGCCAGACCGGCAAGACCGTGCAGCCCAAGGCGTACATCGCGCTGGGCGTCAGCGGCGCGGTGCAGCACCTGTCAGGCATGGGCAAAAGCAAGAACATCATCGCCATCAACAAGGACGCCGAGGCCCCGATCTTCAAGGTGGCCGACTACGGCATCGTCGGCGACGTGAACCAGATCGTCCCGGCACTGATCGCCGCCAGCAAGAAGTAA
- a CDS encoding ArsR/SmtB family transcription factor, whose translation MNTATFQALADPQRFQMVELLRREPLSVGEIAARLQLRQPQTSKHLRVLSDAGLIDVQASANRRICALRPEAFRELDDWLASYRQLWEERFDQLDDYLHQFQEQPDKPSPEPSSSTGETP comes from the coding sequence TTGAACACCGCGACTTTTCAGGCCCTCGCTGACCCCCAGCGTTTCCAGATGGTGGAACTGCTGCGCCGGGAGCCGCTGAGCGTGGGCGAGATTGCCGCCCGCCTGCAACTGCGGCAGCCGCAGACCTCCAAGCACCTGCGGGTGCTGAGCGACGCCGGGTTGATCGACGTGCAGGCCAGCGCCAACCGCCGCATCTGCGCCCTGCGCCCCGAAGCCTTCCGGGAACTCGACGACTGGCTCGCCAGCTACCGGCAATTGTGGGAGGAACGCTTTGACCAGTTAGACGACTACCTGCACCAATTTCAGGAGCAGCCGGACAAGCCCTCGCCTGAGCCCTCGTCGTCCACAGGAGAAACCCCATGA
- a CDS encoding DNA-directed RNA polymerase subunit alpha C-terminal domain-containing protein, which yields MNPPNVTPWPPPGLSAPARRALAGAGIESVRQLAAHTEQEVLALHGLGPKAMGPLRAALTEAGLIFAGETP from the coding sequence ATGAACCCTCCAAACGTCACCCCCTGGCCCCCACCCGGCCTGTCCGCCCCGGCCCGCCGCGCCCTGGCCGGAGCGGGCATTGAGAGTGTGAGACAACTCGCGGCCCACACGGAACAGGAAGTGCTGGCCCTGCACGGTCTGGGGCCGAAGGCGATGGGGCCACTACGGGCCGCCCTGACGGAAGCAGGCCTGATCTTTGCTGGCGAGACCCCATGA
- a CDS encoding VOC family protein, which translates to MNWTLEVVVVPVSDVDRARTFYEAGLGFRVDHDTRMGEARRIVQLTPPGSGCSIVIGKGLTSMHPGSLQGLQLVVSDLRAAHAQLVQRGVEVGPVQVIGAQGTRPATDDDALNFAGFVFFKDPDGNGWAVQQIDART; encoded by the coding sequence ATGAACTGGACGCTAGAAGTCGTGGTGGTTCCTGTCAGCGACGTGGACCGCGCCCGCACCTTTTACGAGGCCGGGCTGGGCTTCAGGGTGGATCACGACACCCGCATGGGCGAAGCCCGGCGCATCGTGCAACTGACGCCGCCGGGTTCAGGCTGTTCCATTGTGATTGGAAAGGGGCTGACCAGCATGCACCCCGGCTCGCTTCAGGGCCTGCAACTGGTGGTCAGCGATCTGCGGGCGGCCCACGCGCAGCTGGTGCAGCGCGGCGTGGAGGTTGGCCCGGTACAGGTGATCGGCGCGCAGGGCACCCGCCCCGCCACCGATGACGACGCCCTGAACTTCGCCGGCTTCGTCTTCTTCAAGGATCCCGACGGCAATGGCTGGGCAGTGCAGCAGATTGACGCCCGGACATGA
- the clpB gene encoding ATP-dependent chaperone ClpB — protein MNPERFTEASATALNAAQQLAQQSGHQTLTVPHVLRTLTDNDTAARAITGAGGDLQQLRQALDAELSKLPRVQGGGEGLYLDPALNRALTKADTIAGQFGDSFVAADALLLALRGESKLKELPKEAELNRAISEARKGKTVTNKSSESQFDALNKYGTDLTGRARDGKFDPVIGRDEEIRRAMQILLRRTKNNPVLIGEPGVGKTAIAEGLAIRIVSGDVPEGLKDKKIVSLEMGSLLAGAKYRGEFEERLKGVIDEVIASAGEIILFVDELHTIVGAGKTEGSPDAGNMLKPALARGELHLIGATTLDEYREIEKDSALERRFQPVMVDEPTVEDTISILRGIKERYQVHHNVEITDPALVAAATLSERYITDRQLPDKAIDLIDESAARLRMALESSPERIDQLQRRKLQLEIEREALKREKDQDSQNRLLDIEDSLKAITDELTEVRGRWEAERGEVAALREKRESLDAVRTDIERAKRDYDLQRAAELEYGKLPQLEKDVQDLEKKLKGAEFAHMEVTEEDIAAVVSRWTGIPVSKLLEGEREKLLHLEDQLHNRVIGQDRAITSVADTIRRARAGLNDPNRPLGSFMFLGPTGVGKTELAKALAEYLFDSSDAMVRLDMSEYMEKHTVARLIGAPPGYVGYEEGGQLTEAVRRRPYSVLLLDEIEKAHPDVFNVLLQVLDDGRLTDGQGRTVDFRNTLIILTSNVGSPLILEMQASGESAADIREAVLGELQAQFRPEFLNRVDDIIVFDALTAADLHRIVDVQLNGLRRRLAERRVTLHMDDAAKDKLAEIGYDPAFGARPLKRAIAREIETPLAREILQGHVPDNSVLNVEYRDGHFVFDTGVLN, from the coding sequence TTGAATCCCGAACGTTTTACCGAGGCGAGCGCGACGGCCCTCAATGCCGCCCAGCAGCTCGCGCAGCAGAGTGGGCACCAGACCCTGACGGTGCCGCATGTGCTGCGAACCCTGACCGACAACGACACCGCCGCCCGCGCCATCACCGGGGCCGGGGGCGATCTTCAGCAGCTTCGTCAGGCGCTGGACGCCGAGCTGAGCAAGCTGCCACGCGTGCAGGGCGGTGGCGAGGGGCTTTACCTCGATCCGGCGCTGAACCGGGCGTTGACCAAAGCCGACACCATTGCCGGGCAGTTCGGAGACAGTTTCGTGGCCGCCGACGCGCTGCTGCTGGCGTTGCGCGGCGAATCGAAGCTGAAGGAACTGCCCAAAGAAGCTGAACTCAACCGCGCCATCAGCGAGGCGCGGAAAGGAAAAACCGTGACCAACAAATCCAGTGAAAGCCAGTTCGACGCCCTGAACAAGTACGGCACCGACCTGACGGGGCGCGCCAGGGACGGCAAATTCGATCCCGTAATTGGCCGCGACGAGGAAATCCGCCGCGCCATGCAGATCCTGCTGCGGCGCACCAAGAACAACCCGGTGCTGATCGGCGAACCCGGCGTGGGCAAGACCGCCATCGCCGAGGGCCTCGCCATCCGTATCGTCAGCGGCGACGTGCCCGAGGGGTTGAAAGACAAGAAGATCGTTAGCCTCGAGATGGGCAGCCTGCTGGCCGGGGCCAAGTACCGCGGCGAGTTCGAGGAACGCCTCAAGGGCGTGATCGACGAGGTGATCGCCTCGGCCGGCGAGATCATCCTGTTCGTGGACGAGCTGCACACCATCGTCGGCGCGGGCAAGACCGAGGGCAGCCCGGACGCCGGCAACATGCTCAAGCCGGCGCTGGCGCGCGGTGAGCTGCACCTGATCGGCGCGACCACGCTGGACGAGTACCGCGAGATCGAGAAGGACTCGGCCCTGGAACGCCGCTTCCAGCCGGTGATGGTGGACGAGCCGACCGTGGAGGACACCATCAGCATCCTGCGCGGCATCAAGGAGCGCTATCAGGTGCACCACAACGTCGAAATCACCGACCCGGCGCTGGTGGCCGCCGCGACCCTCAGCGAGCGCTACATCACTGACCGGCAGCTGCCGGACAAGGCCATCGACCTGATCGACGAGTCGGCGGCCCGGTTGCGCATGGCGCTGGAAAGCAGCCCGGAACGCATCGACCAGCTGCAGCGCCGCAAGCTGCAGCTGGAAATCGAGCGCGAGGCCCTGAAGCGAGAGAAGGATCAGGATAGCCAGAACCGCCTGCTGGACATTGAGGACAGCCTGAAGGCCATCACCGACGAGCTCACTGAAGTGCGCGGGCGCTGGGAGGCCGAGCGCGGCGAGGTGGCGGCCCTGCGCGAGAAGCGCGAGTCGCTGGACGCCGTCCGCACCGACATCGAGCGGGCCAAGCGCGACTACGATCTGCAACGCGCCGCCGAGCTGGAGTACGGCAAGCTGCCGCAACTGGAGAAGGACGTGCAGGATCTGGAGAAAAAGCTCAAGGGCGCGGAATTTGCCCACATGGAAGTGACCGAGGAGGACATCGCCGCCGTGGTCAGCCGCTGGACGGGCATCCCGGTTTCAAAACTGCTGGAAGGCGAGCGCGAGAAGCTGCTGCACCTCGAAGACCAGCTGCATAACCGCGTGATCGGGCAAGACCGGGCCATCACCAGCGTCGCCGACACCATCCGCCGGGCGCGGGCCGGGCTGAACGATCCCAACCGTCCGCTGGGCAGCTTCATGTTCCTGGGGCCGACCGGGGTGGGCAAGACCGAGCTGGCCAAGGCGCTGGCCGAGTACCTGTTCGACAGCAGCGACGCGATGGTGCGCCTGGACATGTCCGAGTACATGGAAAAGCACACGGTGGCCCGCCTGATCGGAGCGCCTCCCGGCTATGTGGGCTACGAGGAAGGCGGCCAGTTGACGGAAGCGGTGCGCCGCCGCCCCTACAGCGTGCTGCTGCTCGATGAGATCGAGAAGGCGCACCCGGACGTGTTCAACGTGCTGCTTCAGGTGCTCGACGATGGCCGCCTGACCGATGGGCAGGGCCGCACGGTGGACTTCCGCAACACGCTGATTATCCTGACCAGCAACGTAGGCAGCCCGCTGATTCTGGAAATGCAGGCCAGTGGCGAGAGCGCCGCCGACATTCGCGAGGCCGTGCTGGGCGAGTTGCAGGCCCAGTTCCGTCCGGAATTCCTGAACCGTGTGGACGACATCATCGTGTTCGATGCGCTGACCGCCGCCGATCTGCACCGCATCGTGGACGTTCAGCTGAACGGGCTGCGCCGGCGGCTGGCCGAGCGCCGCGTCACCCTGCACATGGACGACGCCGCCAAGGACAAGCTGGCCGAGATCGGCTATGACCCGGCCTTCGGCGCACGGCCCCTCAAGCGCGCCATCGCCCGCGAGATCGAGACGCCGCTGGCCCGCGAGATCCTGCAAGGGCATGTGCCCGACAACAGCGTGCTGAACGTGGAGTACCGGGACGGTCACTTCGTGTTCGACACGGGCGTGCTGAACTAG